From Mucilaginibacter rubeus, a single genomic window includes:
- a CDS encoding FecR family protein yields MDKNYLQDLLKRYDEGNASEQEKAVVESWYLSFRSEKPSPEIDEEFLRQLQQQSITSLTEHVRGDNKVRKMHRGRFLIAAASVTIALVVGAYKFVNFNNEKRSTAVAQTASAELLPGSNKVTLTLSNGNKVVLSGAKNGQVARDAGTAIDKTADGSIAYSSEAGGHQSDEPLFNTATTPRGGQYQFTLSDGTKVWLNAATTFKFPVQFNGTERRVELTGEAYFEVAHDKNKPFRVVSNGQVIEVLGTHFNVNSYADERVISTTLLEGSVKISHNGASKVIKPGEQARLSADKLDVVKVNTDQAIAWKNGMFYFHDANMYDVMRQLSRWYDVDVKFDGSIPDRKFSGGISRNVNAAQLLDLLTFKKINYKIQGRTIVITP; encoded by the coding sequence ATGGACAAAAATTACCTTCAAGATTTATTGAAACGATATGATGAAGGCAATGCCTCCGAACAGGAAAAGGCTGTTGTTGAATCATGGTACCTATCATTCCGGTCCGAGAAACCGTCGCCGGAAATTGATGAGGAGTTTTTGCGCCAGCTACAGCAACAAAGCATAACCAGTTTGACCGAGCATGTACGCGGCGATAATAAAGTCCGCAAGATGCATCGCGGCCGGTTTTTGATCGCCGCCGCGTCGGTTACTATCGCACTTGTTGTTGGTGCTTACAAGTTTGTTAATTTCAATAATGAAAAGCGCAGTACTGCTGTCGCGCAAACGGCATCCGCCGAACTATTACCGGGCAGCAATAAAGTTACGCTCACCTTATCCAACGGAAACAAGGTGGTACTATCCGGTGCAAAAAATGGCCAGGTGGCCCGCGACGCCGGTACTGCCATTGATAAAACAGCGGATGGTAGCATTGCTTATTCATCTGAAGCCGGCGGCCATCAATCTGATGAGCCTCTGTTTAACACAGCCACTACACCCCGGGGCGGGCAATACCAGTTTACTTTATCAGATGGTACTAAAGTATGGCTCAACGCTGCTACCACCTTTAAATTTCCTGTGCAGTTTAATGGCACGGAAAGGAGAGTGGAACTTACAGGTGAGGCATATTTTGAGGTTGCCCATGATAAGAACAAGCCTTTTCGGGTAGTATCCAACGGGCAGGTTATTGAAGTTTTAGGAACTCATTTTAACGTTAATTCCTACGCGGATGAACGCGTGATCAGTACGACACTTTTAGAGGGAAGCGTAAAAATATCTCATAACGGCGCTAGCAAGGTGATTAAACCCGGCGAACAGGCCCGTCTTAGTGCTGATAAGCTTGATGTGGTTAAAGTAAACACGGATCAGGCCATAGCATGGAAAAACGGAATGTTTTATTTCCACGACGCGAATATGTATGATGTGATGCGCCAGCTTAGCCGCTGGTACGATGTTGATGTGAAATTTGACGGCAGCATCCCGGACAGGAAGTTTTCGGGAGGGATTTCGCGAAACGTAAACGCGGCACAACTGCTTGATTTGCTAACGTTTAAAAAGATCAATTACAAGATACAAGGCCGCACTATAGTTATTACTCCCTGA
- a CDS encoding RNA polymerase sigma-70 factor, translating into MSVFRSLTDAELLAKLQQGDAGAFTEIHSRYYAVLYRHALQRLDDSAEVQDLLQELFSYLWDNRETIQFTVSLQAYLYAAVRNRVINVYKRNRLKYDYFDSLQSFIDNGTPEADQNIRLKQLTELIETEVEKLPSQMRLVFEMSRKQHLSHQQIANELDISVLTVRKQVQNSLKILRVKLGTYLFSIFL; encoded by the coding sequence ATGAGTGTTTTTAGGTCTCTTACTGATGCAGAGTTATTGGCAAAGCTACAACAAGGCGATGCTGGCGCTTTCACCGAAATACACTCCCGATATTATGCTGTGCTTTACAGGCACGCGCTGCAAAGATTAGATGACAGCGCTGAGGTTCAGGACTTGTTACAGGAGCTTTTTTCTTACCTGTGGGATAACAGGGAAACCATTCAATTTACCGTTAGCTTACAGGCTTATCTTTATGCAGCGGTCCGTAATCGCGTTATTAACGTTTATAAACGCAATCGATTGAAATATGATTATTTTGATTCGCTTCAGTCATTTATAGATAACGGTACTCCGGAAGCAGATCAAAACATCAGGCTAAAGCAACTTACCGAACTCATAGAAACAGAGGTTGAAAAATTACCATCACAAATGCGTTTGGTTTTTGAAATGAGCCGTAAGCAACATCTTTCGCACCAACAAATTGCCAATGAGCTTGATATCAGCGTGCTTACAGTGCGCAAACAAGTTCAAAATTCGCTTAAAATATTAAGGGTAAAACTGGGCACCTATCTTTTTTCAATTTTTTTATAA
- a CDS encoding AraC family transcriptional regulator, whose protein sequence is MKVLQFTIPVPHDRSIIVERVSLPHHYPYLHRHKEIQLTWIRSGHGTLIVGNNVHDYCAGDVFLIGANLPHVFKSSAEFFDRSSEKKVEALTFFFNPEETLFSLLTMPEMKSSLAFLQQNKNGFKVPNRIADKVIYTMIALDGTSGLDQVIQFVNLMECFLTPGCKYNSLSSQSSLPSIKESEGLRIGKIYNYIMQHYNTAIALEDVADIAYMTPGSFCRYFKKHTGYTFISFLNEVRINEACKKLIAHKFESINHVAYKCGFASITNFNRVFKCLVGITPKNYIDRYNNNIFSINRDNDYENLHKDHLDFPAFNKSRKLMTSVLSK, encoded by the coding sequence ATGAAAGTTTTACAGTTTACTATCCCCGTCCCACACGATAGAAGTATTATTGTTGAGAGAGTTAGTTTACCTCATCATTACCCTTATTTGCACAGACATAAGGAAATACAATTAACCTGGATCAGGAGCGGGCACGGCACCTTGATTGTTGGCAACAACGTTCATGATTATTGTGCTGGCGACGTATTTTTAATAGGAGCTAATCTGCCACATGTTTTTAAAAGCAGCGCCGAGTTTTTTGATCGCAGCTCTGAAAAAAAGGTGGAAGCGCTTACTTTTTTCTTTAATCCCGAAGAAACTTTGTTTTCCCTTTTAACCATGCCGGAAATGAAGTCATCATTAGCTTTTCTTCAACAAAACAAGAACGGTTTCAAAGTTCCTAACAGGATTGCCGATAAGGTAATTTATACCATGATAGCTCTTGATGGTACATCAGGCCTTGATCAGGTTATCCAGTTTGTTAACCTCATGGAATGTTTTTTAACGCCCGGATGTAAATATAATTCCCTGTCCTCTCAAAGCAGCCTCCCGTCTATCAAAGAGAGTGAGGGTTTAAGGATCGGTAAAATTTATAACTACATTATGCAGCATTATAACACAGCCATCGCGCTTGAAGATGTGGCCGATATTGCTTACATGACACCCGGCTCATTTTGCCGTTATTTCAAGAAACACACGGGCTACACTTTTATCTCATTTTTAAACGAGGTTAGGATAAATGAAGCCTGTAAAAAGCTCATTGCCCATAAATTCGAGAGCATTAACCATGTGGCTTACAAATGTGGTTTTGCGAGTATTACCAACTTTAACCGTGTTTTTAAATGCCTGGTTGGAATTACTCCCAAAAATTATATCGATAGGTACAATAACAATATATTTAGTATCAATAGGGATAATGATTATGAAAACCTGCACAAAGATCATCTGGACTTTCCCGCTTTTAACAAATCGCGCAAGCTGATGACTTCAGTTTTGAGTAAATAA
- a CDS encoding RagB/SusD family nutrient uptake outer membrane protein: MKAKNKILYMTVVVLLFASCKKFLDQTPVSTPTDQTTWKTEGDANAGVAACYSLLRSAFNASIAYYSYGDLTSGEFLTAEDASFSNVLNMRWGTAVQSSFTYDPLLKLRIYTPFYTAVAQSNRSLAYIDAMPLTAFTGDNTASQTVSKNKYLGEAYFTRAFAYFIMCRVWGDVPLVLENTDETVSKQYGRTSQATVLKQAIADATKATQYLNLRDNSSVDRGVRADRGAAFALLAHIYAWIGDYDNCNTACDAVINSGSYSLMSAANFMDIYKGQSQESIFEIAQNNISESSDANAYYTLAGSTLTAPYTKRTVPAWVIDDSKVNALYTDTNDVRLKKGFLRLSSGTTSFYECIKYVNVQNVNGNANYQVSLNNIVIFRLADIELLKAEALCAKSSPDYGTALSLVNKVRAARNAASVTGVAGADVLQTVSDERGRELFLEGHRFYDLVRLERINHLQQFDNISTGEFAAGKYYWPLDPTLFINNSQLTQTAFWVGKVMN; encoded by the coding sequence ATGAAAGCTAAAAATAAAATATTATATATGACAGTGGTCGTGCTGTTGTTTGCTTCTTGTAAAAAGTTTCTTGATCAAACCCCGGTGAGCACGCCGACAGATCAAACCACCTGGAAAACAGAGGGAGATGCCAATGCAGGTGTAGCCGCCTGTTATTCGTTGCTAAGATCGGCCTTTAACGCCTCAATTGCCTACTACAGCTACGGCGACCTTACTTCGGGGGAGTTTTTAACGGCCGAAGACGCGTCGTTTAGTAACGTACTTAATATGCGCTGGGGAACTGCTGTGCAAAGTTCCTTTACTTACGATCCGTTGTTAAAACTTAGGATCTACACGCCTTTTTATACGGCTGTAGCGCAAAGCAACAGGAGCCTTGCTTACATCGATGCTATGCCTTTAACAGCGTTTACTGGTGATAATACGGCGTCGCAGACGGTATCAAAAAACAAGTACCTGGGCGAGGCTTATTTTACCAGGGCGTTTGCGTATTTTATTATGTGCCGTGTTTGGGGCGATGTGCCGCTGGTGCTGGAAAATACAGATGAAACGGTTTCTAAACAATATGGAAGAACATCGCAGGCAACAGTATTAAAACAAGCCATCGCCGATGCAACCAAAGCTACACAGTATTTAAACTTAAGAGATAATTCATCGGTAGACCGGGGAGTTCGTGCGGATAGGGGCGCGGCCTTTGCCTTGCTGGCCCACATTTATGCCTGGATTGGAGATTATGATAACTGCAATACAGCCTGTGATGCGGTAATTAATTCCGGATCATATAGTTTAATGAGTGCGGCAAACTTTATGGATATCTATAAAGGACAATCGCAGGAGAGTATTTTTGAAATAGCGCAGAATAATATATCTGAAAGCAGCGACGCGAATGCATATTATACTCTTGCCGGTTCAACCCTTACCGCTCCATATACAAAGCGTACCGTACCGGCCTGGGTTATTGATGATAGTAAGGTTAACGCGCTTTATACCGATACCAACGATGTTCGTTTGAAAAAAGGGTTCCTGCGTTTATCAAGCGGTACAACCTCTTTTTACGAGTGCATCAAATATGTTAATGTTCAAAATGTAAACGGTAACGCTAATTACCAGGTTTCATTAAATAATATCGTCATTTTCAGGCTTGCAGATATTGAATTATTAAAAGCCGAGGCGCTCTGCGCTAAATCCTCTCCGGATTATGGCACTGCCTTATCATTGGTAAATAAGGTTCGTGCCGCCCGTAATGCAGCTTCTGTTACAGGTGTGGCAGGCGCCGATGTTTTACAAACAGTAAGTGATGAGCGCGGACGGGAATTGTTTTTGGAGGGGCACCGCTTTTATGACCTCGTGCGTCTTGAACGAATAAACCACTTACAGCAATTCGACAACATTTCAACCGGTGAGTTTGCCGCGGGGAAATATTACTGGCCACTTGATCCAACATTGTTTATTAACAACTCCCAGCTTACGCAAACTGCATTTTGGGTGGGTAAAGTGATGAATTGA
- a CDS encoding SusC/RagA family TonB-linked outer membrane protein produces the protein MRKLILYLTLCCIFCSFLNPLYAQTNGTTVQGKVKDTEGKAIIGATVSEKGMPANGTVTNMEGAFQLKLKGNTNTIVISLIGYKRLEVKASDKNISYTLQVDEQSLNDVVVVGYQSQNRREVTAAVSSIKGKDIANIPQASFDQMLQGRLPGVSVLSSTGELGAKTNIVIRGSTNVDFGNANGGNSGPLYIIDGVIFDVNAIGTAYGNNNPLALINPADIESIDVLKDASAAAIYGARGGNGVIIVKTKQAKRGKPQVSISAFAGVTTAPNLIKVTTGAAERALKLKLLEGQLGYNNIQQGVIPRALTDSLNPAFNNDVDWQGLLIRKTTVVNSQSAAVAGYAGTTSYRLSVNHYNEQGILNGYGLEKITPHLNLTIQPLKKMSVAVDLLMSSQRQSHGVGGAGAYLFTAWNFPSSFLQLSPEQVAVYSGKNHYYDDNRTFTIVGSVHLTDTLAKNLTFNSTYGATNYTDKYDYFSPQILNGTLNTAYSTISSSPSWSFENLLQYNKEFGKHRFIFAVGASLYSYENNYNYSSAAGINISGIYTVQTVPAGTNLNTNSSYSRKTTESYYGRLNYDYAGKYLFTASFRRDATSIYSPQYRWGTFPAMAGGWIVSDESFFAPIKKVVNFLKFRASYGIDGKDPGQWYSKYQTLSTDASSYVGTNGTITPNGYLGGYPSTYNGTTIISPFPYYNNYSSFGVKSSNSVRWEKDHQVDFGADMELFNSRVNITVDWYQKDAKDVFFYNVPAQATSGYQFYSGNYVDIRNQGLEFATNINVLGPKSPFKWNFNFNISINKNLVTKLPNNNRDFLFGDSWFYKTLTLGEPLFSYRVFHTNGVYATNADVPTDPTTGKKETYYGVPLQAGDPKYVDVNGDYNITNDDKYIAGNPNPKYTGGFGSSFNYKRVTLSFFASFVAGRKILNGALSDALNGTRNLGGWGTVAGVATYTNTLNQFWQVPGDQTTYARLVYPNGSQTDPWNIGTDYFIRDGSFIKLKNVTLGYDLPDRWLKSLGLKRVNVYVMGDNLAIWKKAKDIADPELVDATTGSSNVIYPTAAKYTLGLNIDL, from the coding sequence ATGAGAAAACTTATACTATACCTTACTCTGTGCTGTATATTCTGTAGTTTCCTTAATCCCCTTTACGCTCAAACCAATGGTACTACAGTGCAGGGAAAGGTAAAAGATACAGAAGGAAAAGCAATAATAGGCGCCACAGTATCGGAAAAAGGAATGCCGGCTAATGGCACGGTAACAAATATGGAAGGCGCGTTTCAGCTTAAACTTAAAGGCAATACAAATACCATCGTAATCAGCCTGATAGGTTACAAAAGGCTTGAAGTTAAAGCCAGCGATAAAAATATATCATATACCCTGCAGGTAGACGAGCAATCATTAAACGACGTGGTTGTAGTTGGTTATCAAAGCCAAAACCGACGCGAGGTTACAGCGGCTGTATCGTCAATTAAAGGCAAGGATATTGCCAATATACCACAAGCCAGTTTTGATCAGATGCTGCAGGGGCGTTTGCCAGGCGTAAGCGTACTTTCAAGTACCGGCGAACTTGGAGCGAAAACAAATATCGTGATCCGCGGATCAACCAACGTTGACTTTGGTAATGCCAATGGTGGCAATTCGGGCCCGTTATACATTATTGACGGAGTTATTTTTGATGTAAACGCAATTGGAACGGCATACGGCAATAATAACCCGCTGGCGTTAATCAACCCTGCAGATATCGAATCGATAGATGTGTTAAAAGATGCTTCGGCAGCGGCTATTTATGGTGCAAGAGGTGGTAATGGTGTTATCATCGTAAAAACAAAGCAAGCTAAACGAGGCAAACCGCAGGTGTCAATTTCGGCATTTGCAGGAGTAACAACAGCTCCTAATTTAATTAAGGTTACCACCGGCGCGGCAGAACGTGCTTTGAAATTAAAGTTGCTGGAGGGGCAGCTTGGTTACAACAACATTCAGCAGGGCGTTATCCCCCGGGCGTTAACCGATAGCTTAAATCCGGCTTTTAATAACGATGTTGACTGGCAGGGATTGCTGATCAGGAAAACCACGGTAGTAAATAGTCAGAGCGCCGCTGTTGCAGGTTATGCAGGTACAACATCGTACCGTTTATCGGTAAACCATTACAATGAACAGGGGATACTGAACGGCTATGGGCTTGAGAAAATTACGCCGCATTTAAACCTGACAATTCAGCCGCTCAAAAAAATGTCTGTTGCGGTTGACCTGTTGATGAGCTCGCAAAGGCAAAGCCACGGGGTAGGCGGAGCGGGCGCTTATTTGTTTACAGCCTGGAACTTTCCGAGTTCGTTTTTGCAGCTTAGTCCGGAGCAGGTTGCCGTCTATAGCGGAAAGAATCATTATTACGACGACAACCGAACATTTACCATTGTTGGCTCTGTTCATCTAACGGATACCTTAGCAAAAAACCTCACTTTCAACAGTACCTATGGGGCAACAAATTATACCGATAAATACGACTATTTTTCTCCGCAGATCCTTAACGGTACATTGAATACTGCTTATAGTACTATCAGTAGCAGCCCTTCATGGTCGTTCGAAAATCTATTGCAGTACAATAAAGAGTTTGGAAAACATCGTTTCATTTTTGCGGTTGGCGCATCGCTGTACAGCTACGAAAATAACTATAACTATTCATCAGCCGCGGGTATAAATATTTCAGGAATATACACGGTGCAAACCGTACCGGCAGGTACTAATCTTAATACAAATTCAAGCTACTCGCGCAAAACTACCGAGTCATATTATGGCAGGCTTAATTATGATTACGCGGGCAAATACCTGTTTACCGCAAGTTTCCGCCGCGATGCCACGTCTATTTATAGCCCGCAGTACCGCTGGGGAACCTTCCCTGCTATGGCAGGCGGCTGGATAGTATCTGATGAGTCGTTTTTTGCCCCGATAAAAAAAGTAGTTAACTTTTTAAAATTCAGGGCAAGTTATGGTATCGATGGTAAAGATCCGGGCCAGTGGTATTCAAAATATCAAACCTTGAGCACAGATGCCAGCAGCTATGTGGGCACCAACGGAACCATCACACCTAATGGTTATTTGGGCGGGTATCCAAGTACATACAATGGCACCACCATCATTTCTCCTTTTCCGTATTATAATAACTATTCCAGTTTCGGCGTAAAATCAAGCAATAGCGTGCGCTGGGAAAAAGATCATCAGGTTGATTTTGGCGCTGATATGGAGCTATTTAACAGCCGCGTGAATATTACGGTTGACTGGTACCAGAAAGATGCAAAAGACGTATTCTTTTACAACGTGCCCGCGCAGGCAACAAGCGGTTACCAATTTTACTCAGGTAACTATGTAGATATCCGTAATCAAGGGCTTGAGTTTGCTACAAACATCAATGTTCTGGGGCCAAAATCGCCATTTAAATGGAATTTTAACTTCAATATATCTATCAATAAAAACCTTGTTACTAAACTGCCAAATAATAACCGGGACTTCCTTTTTGGCGACTCATGGTTTTATAAAACGCTTACCCTTGGCGAACCCTTATTTAGCTACAGGGTATTTCATACCAACGGCGTTTACGCAACTAATGCCGATGTGCCTACAGATCCTACTACCGGTAAAAAGGAAACCTACTATGGTGTACCACTGCAAGCCGGCGATCCCAAATATGTTGACGTAAACGGCGACTACAATATCACCAACGATGATAAATACATTGCCGGTAACCCCAATCCTAAATATACAGGCGGATTTGGCAGTTCCTTTAATTACAAACGCGTTACTCTAAGCTTTTTTGCCTCATTTGTTGCGGGTCGTAAAATATTGAACGGCGCTTTATCGGATGCGCTTAATGGCACCCGTAACCTTGGTGGCTGGGGAACAGTTGCCGGGGTAGCAACCTATACCAATACACTCAATCAGTTTTGGCAGGTTCCTGGCGATCAGACTACCTATGCCCGCCTTGTTTATCCAAATGGTTCGCAGACAGATCCCTGGAATATCGGTACCGACTATTTTATCAGAGATGGCAGCTTTATCAAATTAAAGAACGTAACACTGGGTTATGACCTGCCCGACAGGTGGCTTAAATCGCTGGGACTTAAACGTGTTAACGTGTACGTAATGGGCGACAATCTGGCCATTTGGAAGAAGGCAAAAGATATTGCCGATCCTGAATTGGTTGATGCTACAACAGGTTCGTCAAATGTGATCTATCCAACAGCGGCAAAATATACATTGGGTTTAAACATCGATCTGTAA
- the hemA gene encoding glutamyl-tRNA reductase: MLTIANNKNMVEVGSFYVVGINYKKSDSRLRGRFAISTGQYGALLKSAGINGVSSLFVLSTCNRTEIYGIANEPEALVNLLCSVTEGDIKEFGSICYVKQAIDAVEHLFTVAAGLDSQILGDYEIIGQVKQAVKFAKEHGFINTFLEKLYNTVLQASKQIKNQTSLSKGTTSISFAALQTIRQYFADAANILIVGAGKMSVRVCENIKDYLGQQVNVTLVNRTIDKAKGIANEFNIAYSDIAALPKLVAVADVVIVATASATPIIYKVDLENSSKKLIIDLSMPNNVEPAAADLTHVQLVNIDQLSLANMNTFQNRQSQILAAEKINKDFIRGFAEWCELRKKFLLVNIIKQQLTSISLNQSIFADKDIKYMPVDEEQRIQKILNWTVGKMKCADKPGCHYLEAINEYMLPLTAN; the protein is encoded by the coding sequence ATGTTAACGATCGCGAATAATAAGAATATGGTTGAGGTAGGTAGCTTTTATGTAGTAGGCATAAATTATAAAAAATCCGATTCTCGGCTCAGAGGGCGTTTTGCAATTTCAACAGGCCAGTATGGGGCTTTATTAAAAAGTGCTGGGATTAATGGGGTTAGTTCATTGTTTGTTCTGTCAACCTGTAATCGCACAGAAATATATGGTATCGCTAATGAACCTGAGGCCTTGGTTAATCTGTTGTGCAGCGTTACCGAAGGCGACATAAAAGAGTTTGGGTCGATTTGTTATGTAAAGCAGGCTATTGATGCAGTTGAACATCTGTTTACTGTTGCCGCCGGCTTAGATTCGCAAATACTTGGCGATTATGAAATTATTGGGCAGGTTAAACAGGCCGTTAAATTTGCTAAAGAACATGGCTTTATCAATACCTTCTTAGAAAAATTATATAACACGGTTTTACAGGCTTCAAAGCAAATCAAGAATCAAACAAGTCTCAGCAAAGGAACAACTTCCATATCATTTGCAGCCCTGCAGACTATCAGGCAATATTTTGCTGATGCCGCTAATATATTAATTGTAGGGGCTGGGAAAATGAGTGTACGTGTTTGCGAAAATATTAAAGATTATCTGGGGCAACAGGTTAATGTAACATTAGTTAACCGGACAATAGATAAAGCGAAAGGCATCGCAAACGAGTTCAATATCGCGTATAGCGATATTGCAGCTTTGCCAAAGCTTGTTGCTGTAGCAGATGTTGTTATAGTAGCTACGGCTTCTGCTACTCCCATTATATATAAAGTTGATCTTGAAAATAGCAGTAAAAAGCTGATCATAGATTTATCAATGCCCAACAATGTTGAGCCTGCCGCAGCAGATTTAACGCACGTTCAATTGGTTAATATTGATCAATTGTCGCTGGCTAATATGAATACATTTCAGAACAGGCAAAGCCAGATACTTGCTGCAGAAAAGATTAATAAGGATTTTATAAGAGGATTTGCAGAATGGTGCGAGTTAAGGAAAAAATTCCTGTTGGTGAATATCATTAAACAACAATTAACCTCAATTAGCTTAAATCAATCAATATTCGCCGATAAGGATATCAAATACATGCCGGTTGACGAAGAGCAAAGGATCCAGAAGATTTTAAACTGGACTGTTGGGAAAATGAAATGTGCCGATAAGCCCGGTTGCCACTACCTTGAAGCTATAAACGAATATATGTTACCTCTGACGGCCAATTAA
- a CDS encoding GNAT family N-acetyltransferase: protein MKILVQESLSAKQIEAAFRLWNNEYPEKLKFDKIEGFNDYLNNLDAKKHFLLIDAQDVIVGWSATFLRDNERWFAIILNSDVQGKSYGTSILNEIKKHENRLAGWAIDRDGVLRADGHMYKSPLQFYIKNGFNVQADNRIESERISAVKITWQLNAH from the coding sequence GTGAAAATATTAGTTCAGGAATCTCTTAGTGCTAAACAGATTGAAGCAGCTTTTCGGCTATGGAATAATGAATATCCTGAAAAATTAAAGTTTGACAAAATCGAAGGCTTTAATGACTATCTTAACAATTTAGATGCGAAAAAACACTTTTTGCTAATTGATGCACAGGATGTTATTGTTGGTTGGTCAGCTACCTTCTTGCGTGATAACGAGAGATGGTTTGCGATCATATTAAACAGTGATGTTCAAGGAAAGAGTTATGGGACGAGCATACTTAATGAAATAAAGAAGCACGAAAATCGGCTTGCCGGCTGGGCAATTGATAGAGACGGCGTTCTGCGGGCTGATGGACACATGTACAAGTCGCCTTTGCAGTTTTATATAAAAAATGGCTTTAACGTACAGGCCGACAATAGAATTGAGTCGGAGAGAATATCCGCTGTGAAAATTACGTGGCAGCTCAACGCCCACTGA
- a CDS encoding superoxide dismutase → MKTNSRRQFIENTLKATAAVALTGPLILSSDKALAAYQKNEFPLQTGDVLKFTQVPLGFDYKALEPHIDGLTNEIHYTKHHTAYVKNVNDAIVAEKLTFATEKEFFDHASQLSPKARNNGGGAWNHNFFWESLTPDVKGPDGKIKDAIAATFGSVDQFKEQFTQAALGRFGSGWVWLINQNGKLVIASTANQDNPLFDNAAVKGTPLLALDVWEHAYYLKYQNRRNEYVAGWWNVVNWNAVNKRLS, encoded by the coding sequence ATGAAAACTAACAGCAGAAGACAATTTATAGAGAATACGCTAAAGGCAACAGCGGCCGTAGCGCTAACCGGGCCATTGATTCTAAGTTCAGATAAAGCCCTGGCTGCTTACCAAAAAAATGAGTTCCCTTTACAAACCGGCGACGTTTTAAAATTCACCCAGGTACCGCTGGGTTTTGATTATAAAGCTTTGGAACCTCATATAGACGGATTAACCAATGAGATCCATTACACCAAACACCATACCGCATACGTCAAAAATGTAAATGATGCTATCGTTGCCGAAAAGTTGACGTTTGCCACAGAAAAAGAGTTTTTTGATCATGCATCACAGCTTTCGCCTAAGGCTCGTAACAACGGCGGCGGCGCATGGAACCATAATTTTTTCTGGGAGAGTTTGACTCCTGATGTTAAAGGTCCGGACGGGAAAATAAAAGATGCTATTGCGGCAACATTTGGCTCGGTGGATCAATTTAAGGAGCAGTTTACACAGGCTGCGCTTGGCCGCTTTGGATCGGGTTGGGTTTGGCTGATTAATCAAAACGGTAAGCTGGTAATTGCTTCAACCGCCAATCAGGATAATCCGCTTTTTGATAATGCGGCGGTAAAAGGCACACCACTGCTGGCTTTAGATGTTTGGGAACACGCTTATTATCTCAAATATCAAAACCGGCGAAACGAATATGTTGCCGGTTGGTGGAATGTAGTAAACTGGAATGCTGTAAACAAAAGATTATCCTGA
- a CDS encoding DUF4397 domain-containing protein, protein MKSILKSIYKQNLKTAKLSRSARLSILAAITMLFASSCKKTYYLDINAADRPALAAHISFVNARPVNTGIQFWVYTTQVTKTALAINTKSDYIDTQFGDVQINFTEGTNTSYKASRQFGNSATFTSTGGPNGPIANYYHTVFAVKNNKATADSLILFYDDLSAPAAGKAKVRFVNLAPGTSNVDFGIAGQTALFTNTAYGRAGGSVLSGTGLSTWSLGPFATVDAGIVNFSVTQTSDHTAVDIANDKLINVTLTAGKIYTIYINGTPGSSAIGATILTHN, encoded by the coding sequence ATGAAAAGTATTTTGAAATCCATATATAAACAAAATTTGAAAACGGCAAAGCTTTCAAGATCAGCAAGGCTATCGATACTTGCCGCGATCACTATGCTTTTTGCCTCATCCTGCAAAAAGACATATTATTTAGATATTAACGCGGCCGACAGACCCGCCCTCGCCGCGCACATCAGCTTTGTAAACGCCCGCCCGGTAAATACCGGTATACAGTTTTGGGTGTACACTACGCAGGTAACCAAAACAGCTTTGGCTATCAATACGAAGAGCGATTACATCGATACCCAGTTTGGCGACGTACAGATCAATTTTACCGAAGGAACCAATACATCCTACAAAGCCTCAAGGCAATTTGGTAACAGCGCCACCTTTACATCAACCGGAGGCCCTAATGGTCCGATAGCTAATTATTATCATACGGTATTCGCTGTAAAAAACAACAAGGCTACGGCCGATTCACTGATCCTTTTTTACGACGATCTAAGCGCGCCTGCTGCAGGTAAAGCCAAGGTCAGGTTTGTAAACCTTGCGCCGGGTACCTCTAATGTCGATTTTGGTATTGCCGGTCAAACCGCGCTTTTTACCAATACAGCTTACGGCAGGGCAGGAGGCTCGGTGTTGTCTGGGACGGGCTTGAGCACATGGTCGTTAGGGCCGTTTGCTACGGTTGATGCCGGTATAGTTAATTTCTCGGTTACACAAACTTCAGATCATACGGCAGTTGATATCGCTAATGATAAATTAATAAATGTAACGCTTACTGCCGGCAAGATCTATACCATTTATATCAACGGCACGCCCGGCTCATCGGCTATAGGGGCAACTATACTTACACATAACTAA